The genomic stretch taattatatgtgtatatatacaatatatttaaaacaaaatgaTCGATCTAATTTCGCCATTAATGCTATAGAATTCTAAGTTATTACGATATGAATTATATCATTTTGTAAATAAAGCGACCTAatctttatttgaaagaaaaaaacTTGTAAGCTTATTGAACGAAATAACTTACAAGTTGTGTATCTACATTATCGTGTTagaaaatgtattatttttccTGCAACTGATAGCCACGTCGTATCGAAGAGTTATACATACAGTTATTTAATTTTCGctcattaattatataaaatgacACGAGTTGTCAACACTTTGAGGACCGACTATACCGATAGGAACGGATTGTGAATTCGAAGTGATAATGAAAACGTCAAGCTCGATGaatatttataaatcaaatTATACTGCTTGTAGTCGGTAGATAATGAAATTCCTTAGTACACAATAATGTATACCGGACAAAATAATACTTGGATTTCATAGTAGTAGAATGGACATTTGTGCAGAAAATAATGCATCGAAtcttaattaaaaaaattcaatttcagaCATTCTATAATATGCATTTCATGAGtatattatttcattaaatttactaacttaatttcaattatatgtatgtattctgTTATTTTGTAAAAAGttcaaattattttaatcatgttatctaTTGTTATTTATATGTACTTGTATGTATCGTgttttgttaaataaatattaataaaaataaacctGTGAGTTAAAAGTTTCTTGGCACCCCAGATAGTCCTCTTGACACTGAGATTACTTTACCTTAATTTTGATAGAGAAAGAGTTATAAAGGAGAAACGTATTTAATATTGTTCAAGGATCGCCTATGAACCGATGGAAGCAACGCGGGGGGGCAAGATGCTGCGGCGATATTAACTATATCATTTTCTATAAACGtcaaagccaaatcatttaattcgtcTTTTTaaagtaaatctaaaataaacaGAAAATACTCATTTTGCCAATTTCGACTCGGTTTGATCCGCCACCGTGTATACCTCtatgaataatttttattaattatatacatgtatatacatgaatttcatatatatatatatattactaatatattatatcctATGATATTTTTGATAACTCGACAAATCGATCGTTATTATAAAAATCTTTGTACGTATGTTCGTACTGCAGCTGAAGCATCGAGtatttttcagtaaaaaatttgaTATATTCGGGGTGAGTAGAGTCAACCTCCAAAAGTACACGTCCTCCAGGTTTTAAAACTTCTGCAGCATACTTTAATAAAGGCTTGATTACTTTTAAACCATCTTCTCCTCCATCGATCGCCAATAAATCTTcgtaactataatataaatgaaaaagtATAGCATTTAAGAGATTTTGTACGATATCGATAAAAACTATCAAAGTACGTATGTCTGATTACATTTTTATCTCTggagataattttgatatttgaTTGGTAGGTACGTATGGAGGATTGCTAACGATAATgtcaaaaatttgtaaatttagaTCAAGATCTTTAGGTCCACTTAATACATTCGAATACTGCATCTTTCCGTCGTCCTCGAGTTTGGCATGTGCAATTAAAACCTGATTTTCTAAACCCAGTTGATTTCGATTTTGCACGGATAGTTCGCAAGCTTGTAGATTCGCGTCTACTGCTATACATGTTACCTAAAATTAAACtaaatattgatataaaatCGATGCGTCGATGATCGTGTTAAAAATCATTACTGTTTTATTGGCACGAGCTATCGCGAGGGATATCGCACCAGAACCGCATCCGACTTCTAAAACTTTCTGTTCTATTCTTTGCAAAGTGTCTATTCTCTTGAGCACAAAATCAACTAGAATCTCGGTCTCTGGCCGTGGAATAAAAATTGGTGGAACTAATTTTAGAGTAATATCACGAAAATCCCATTCCCCTATTATGTATTGAATAGGCATTCTGTAAAAAGTAAAAGCAAGACTTCCTTAAACAGTTTTAAGTTATAAGCTACAAACAAAATGTATCTACCCTGTGCATTTTGGTTTTACCTAGATAACCGGCATTCGCACATCGATTCCAGCTTTTGACATTGGTCCGACGTAAGCTTCTCATTTCGTACATTTACGAGATctattatctgaaaataaattttcGGTACAACACTCTGATACCTAGAGCTCTGGAAATACAATTCAGAATAGTTCATTCGAATATAATAAGGTAaataaaattacttcaaataattatttacttGACACAATCTTTACTTAATAATCTATCGTACACTCTTTCTTCGGCGTATAGTTTATTAGCAATTCTCGATATAAGTTTGTTTTGAAGTATTTTAGATGAAAATGACACTCATCTGACAGTGAGAAAAATGTTGAGATAATAACAAATTTGTAAACTGTTATCTAATTCTGGCGAACATACGTAGATCATTGCATTTGTACCTTTTTAGTACCTATGACATTTGCAACAATGTGCTCGATCGATTCAACGGGTTCTGGAACACCTTCCTTACTAAACCGGTGGCTCCATTGTTCGATAATTTCACCGATGGTGGAGCACTGTGCATTTACTGTACACAGGCGACGCGACCAACAACAAAATGTGATCCTTTTGGTTGTTTTAGTAAAATGTAAACGTGTTGTAATTTTGGCGATTTCTGCGAAAGTACGGGCACTCCAAATACATCCATGCAACATTGTggcaatattcataaaatataaCTCATTGTTAACCACTGGAATAAATCAGAAGCAAAAGATTATAATGATAATCTATGAAACGGCAAAACGTATTAGCAAACGAATTCTTGGTTAGACCCCTCGATAATCGTTTCTTTCATCCGGCAAATTCTATTGTGTGCTGCCAGCTGTTGGAAGGTACACTTGATTATACAATTCATTCCAGTAAGATGTCGACTGAGTAAAAGTATCCGAGACAGAAATTCGACATTTTTACTTTGACACGAATGCAAATCGATTATATAAATGTTTCGTCGAGATTGATTTATGTTTTGAAAAAGAGAACATTCTTGCAGAATATTTAAACGCATTGGGAAAACGACCGTTTTCTTAAAACTTCCAAAGTTAAATAGTATACGAGTACGTGAATACCTTGCGATACAAGAACGTTCAACCTATTAGATTTAAGGTGAAaaagatttaaataaaaaaatattattacatattcgGTTCGTAACATATGATCGATTTGTGGAGCATGCGCGGTAACGGCTTGCGGAAAGAAGGGTGCGGGCGCGGGCCTCACCTCGCGAGCCATGATTCAGTTTAGGACGCCAGCAGTCGCCACCGGTTCTACTTGTAACTTGTGTCGAGTCGTCTACCATGACAGTTATTAGTGTGACACGAGTGCGACGTTGAATTTTGATCTACTAATAACGATAAAAGAATCGATTCGATGGGCTAAGCTGGAGTATGCCTTCGAACGTTCGTCTGTGCTCGTTTTACGACTGAACAATGGTATTCGTGTTCGTGTTCTACCTAACATAGTGCGTCGCATTAGAATAGTCGTTCGCGTTCTAAACACGCGTTTTCGTTCTGGTGAATGGCGGGTGGCGATACGGTGACGGTTCTGTGACGTGTGTCTGGTGTTGTGTCGACTGTCAGCTATCTCGTGTATTTGGAATCACGGTTTTTCTTCGTCGTACGTTTGTGGTTAAAATTTCCGATCGCTTCGACACCGACGTAAACTACGTTAACTTATCGCGCTGTTGCGCCGTATAAAATTAGTCTCTCGATTACATGACAGTTGTTTACCAGCAGAACGTTTTAGTCGAACGAAACAACGGGAGTACAAGGTGTGGTGGAAAGTGACATGTAGACTATAGACGACCTACGCTAGGTGTTCTTCGTTCTAGCTTTTCTTCTCCCTTGCTTTCTGCTCGTTTCCTATTCCGCGTGTATTTCCTTGTTACCTCGTTGTTTATAGAAGTTTAGACACGCGGTTGTTTTAGATTTTCACGTTTCCATTTCGCCTCGTTTCGTCGATCTACCGAGTCTACGGATTTGACACCTGAAACGAAGGTTTGATGAACCCAATATGCATGCTCCTACTAATTTGTGTTTTCGAGCAACCGACGAATAAAGCAAAGAGAACAATATTAACGTTCTCGATCTAAACTACATATTGTACGAAACAAATTGCACGCGGGCTGACCTATCACGCGTTATTTCTAAGAAtacacatattcatttgtttttccaTAATCGCGTTGTTTTGCGATACGCGTCGTTAAATGTGTAGGTGTCGAACGAACGAAGGGGGTAGCATTTCTTTGAAAAGTCTGTATTCATAGGTCTTACCGGGATCGAATGCCGGAAACGACCTCCCATGAAAAACACTTTCCTCGTATAGGTTCACGCCCCTATGGGCGTTACATCTTATATCGATAATTTCACGTTTACCGAAAATTCGTTTTCGTTCGATTATTCCGTAGCACATACGCATGTACGTGCGTATGTACGGTGAATGCTCGTTGATCGTTGATTGATAATCGAGCGACAATTGCACATGCAAATAGAATTCTCAATCCTACCTGTAAATCTGTAAATATTGATTGAGCAGGAATACCGAAGCGTGTGTGCTCGTATTTGTTTTGTAAAATAACGGAACATCGAAAGCAACGTATCGTTGTTTACTCGATTTCCGGTCGTAACAGAGATTTTCCTGTTACCGGTTCGTGTTCATGCGGCGTGTATCATACGGAGTCGACTATACATGCATGCATGCCTTTTACTCCTGCATTTTCTACAATACTATCGGAACCTTAAGGCGCTTTTCCACTGCGCCGGCTTTTGCTGATCGGCACTGTCGCGCGGCCTTAACGATGCAGCGATGGCTTCCGTTTCGGCTTGGGTCGATGCTGAACGGTAAGAAAAGCCTAACAGCGGTATTTTTGCTATCGGCTTTGTCCTCTCGCGTTATCGAAAGTCCCGTACAAACAACGCTGGCAATCGACTCGTAGAGAAGGCCACTTTCCACGAGACGGCTCGACATCGTCTAGGTACCGCACAGACCCgggcaaattttatttcaaattatttatctCGGACCGTtgtttgaaaataacaatgataTCGGTTTATTCCAAATTGGCCGAAAGAAACGATCCGGAAAATAAGAATCGACGAAAAGAttttactttaagaaatcttcaCGATTACatcgaataattataaaataaaataatgtattatTTGAATGATATTTCAAACAATATCGTTTCAAACGAATCAGGTCCGAGTACCACGACAGGCACTCGTATCCGCAAATGTAAGCGAGAAACAGTTAGGTTTTCCGAATGATCCGATTGCATCGCATTTGTCTTCTCGATGAGAAATTGCAGATAACATCGATCTACCCGTGCTTAACAAGCAGTATTTTCGAGAAGCCGTTACTTCCCCTTataatttttagtattttacaaaattattgCCCGTAACTGTTCGCTCGTTTTACTTCGTGATAAATTTAAGATTGTTTAAGCTTGTTTTCATGAAACTGTATCTTTTTCATCGTATGTGTTAGCAGGATTTTTACGAAGAATTGTAGGACCTTTAGGACTTTTAATTTTGTCCCAAATTTTGATGTAGGACCGAAATTGTGGTGGCGATCGCACGCCAAACACGGTAAAAAGTTTCTAAAAATATACTTATAGTAAAGAAAATTTTGAGCATTTTAAACATACGAGCTATAACGTATTATGTCTTTTTTCCAGTTACCTGTTGCCAACAGAACTAGATGACTCGAACCATACCTACTTGAATATGTTAAATTTTCATCCTATTTTTGAATTATGAATGCGGAGAGAAGCAGTATCAGTTTTGGTCACATTTTAAGGAGCGAAATTTTATCTTTCTGTTAAAAAAACTTTCGACTGCTACTAGCTGCTATTGCAACAGTTACCAAAGTAAACTAAGAGGCTCCGGTATGTGCGAGCATAGCCATAGGATCAGATGATACTCGCGGAGACATTTTTTTGAACAGGAAATCAAATGTTATATTCATCTAATGTTACTTACCGATGtcgcttcaatatcattcgactAATATTCTTAATAATGTTGTAGGCAGACTTCTAATTACGTTGGATCTTATAAGTCTATCGATAAGAAACAAAAAACCAATACAAAATCTGTGATCTATTCGAACGACGCAAGAGAAATGTTCCTTCCAACTGTCCCGATCGGTCGATAATGCTACAATCGAtacgtatttgaaaaaaaatacaTTAGACGCACACGATTTCGgacataaaatattttttaccgCGTTTGGCACGCATCTGCCCCACGGTGCGTCATGCGGAGGACTCGGCCGAAGGTTTCTCTCCTTCTGGTACGATTCCGTTTGATATTTATCGACAACGGATGAAAAACGAATCGGCATAGCGTTCGTCTTCTCGAGCGGAACTGTACCCTTCTCGAACGATACCGAAGAGATACTAAACACTTGAAACTTGTTTGTCTTTGCCTACTCCCCTTCCCGGCCGGCGTGTGCCGACGCAATGGGAACGCGGGATTTTAGCAGGATCAGTAGCGAAGCCGCGCGACAATGCCGATCGGCGAAAGCCGACGCAGTGGAAACGCGCCTTTACCTTAGAGATGGTCTATTCAGTTGTTTAGTTCGGCACGGAATGCAGTGTTATCTACACGGTCGGTTCGATGGACACTATCGCGTTATGTTCGTGGAGTCGACTGAAATACGCGACTGTGCGTAAAAGTGTGTGTGTGTCGGCCGAGCAATTCAGAGAGGAGATATCTCGTGGTATCTCTTTCTGGCGTTCAGCTCGAGATCTTTATCGTGAGTCAGAAGATGTTTAACTTTATGAAGAAAGCCACGGAGAAGGACGACAAGGAGAAGAGGAAGCGCGAAAAAAAGGAGCGAAAAGATGTCAAGAAACGCGACCGAAGTAGTATGTCCGCGGAAGAATTACTGCGCTTGGACGAAGTACgtactttttatttcattatcatTCTCATTCTCGATCTCAGTCTCATCCTCATCCTTGTCCGCATTCTCATCCTCGTTTTCGTATTCGTTTCCATCTCCattttcgcattcatttcacgACATTCGTCAATTTATTTATCATCCAACTACAatatgtttcttttttattatttgcCCCCTTTTTCTTATCGGTTATTCCGCGATTCGAAacaataaacggctcgtatttCATTTATCGGCGTCCAGTTTTTCAAACTGCGAACATACCGTCCTGTTAACAAGCGTACGTTTCGTTCGGACACTATTTTTTCAACGTATAAACTTTGCTTATTCGACGGCGTCCGATTGTCGAAATAACGAAATAAGCGATATCGAAGAATCGAAagcgaaattcatttattttctcTATATGCTCGTACAGACTTATCGAAGATAATTCACAATTTTTAACCCTGCagtatcttttttatttatattatcggCGCCCGATAACTATAGGCTATACTTTTTGCGATGACATCATATAAAGCTTAGATATAGCTTTACACTTACACAGTTATTAACGCGTACGCGCCGATTCTGTGCAGAGAAAATTGATTCGTATGCGAACGAAGCATGGATaatattaaacactgtatccaGATAATGAGAAATAAGGtaatcttattttattattaaaaagaaataaatcgagGGAATTTGGAAAAGTAATGTGCTTTTATTAGTTGGTTGAAGTACGATATTCCGAACAAGCTTTTCCTCTTCTATCTAATGGTACCCGGTTTTGAGCGCAGACTGCTTATatatttcgagatatttaatgttaAAGATAGAGATATTTAAAGTCAGAAAGACAAGTCGCTGCGACGCGCCGCGTAAGTGCCCAGAGTAGTCAGGAAAATAAGTTACGCGAGGTGACGCGTGCGCCATCTGAGACCCGCGCAGCGGCGTGTCGCGTTTACCGGgtgaacattataattctgaactacgatctGTAGGAGTCCGGTATATTTTCAACACGCGTTGTTCGCCTGCGTTTATAAGGACTGGAAGAGAACGCGTCGTTGACCGGTCGAGATAGCTTAATTAATTAAAGCAGTTGCCTGGCAAGCGAAAGATCCGGATTCGAATCCCGGTCCCGATCTATCGGAACTCCCTGCGCATGCGTCGCCATCCCACTCTTCGCGTAGTAAATTTTCCTGACCGCGAGAGAACGTTTATCTCCCCGCGACAAAGACCCTCGCAATCATACCATTCTCACGATAtcaaacgaatgaaaaaaaaatactaACTGATATAAGAAGACGCATTCGTAGCAGCTTACTATATTTCTTTGCAGTTTGTCCAATTCGTTCAATTTTCTTGGGACCTACGCGTCCCAGCCTTTCATACCAAACGTTTAGAAAATACTCTGCTCCTATTGCAGCCCCGTGGTTGTCCGGGTCTTTAATCTCCTTACAACGCTTTATCATTAGCTTCCATACGTTTCCAACTCGTTGTCCAATTACAGCGGTTTTTCTGGAATTTTTCTTCCTTAGGGTACATGCATATGTATATGCTATACTCGACGTCGACAAGCTATCGCGTAtctttatacatatatgtattatgTACGTGTGATACGTATGCAGGCATTATTTATACATATCGAAAGCGGGGGTGGGACGATGCGAAACGATGTCTGAACGATGGGAGTGGCTTTAACCCCTGTGCGAACAACAACGGAGCAGCGTTCGGTGCAATTCTGTTGCTTGAAATGATTTCGAATTGAATACGACAAGCCTGTTATGAATTTGAAACATTCAGAAACATTCCGAATCTTCTTCTAACTGTGCTATTGCGAAGAAATCGG from Megalopta genalis isolate 19385.01 chromosome 16, iyMegGena1_principal, whole genome shotgun sequence encodes the following:
- the HemK1 gene encoding hemK methyltransferase 1 — translated: MNIATMLHGCIWSARTFAEIAKITTRLHFTKTTKRITFCCWSRRLCTVNAQCSTIGEIIEQWSHRFSKEGVPEPVESIEHIVANVIGTKKIIDLVNVRNEKLTSDQCQKLESMCECRLSRMPIQYIIGEWDFRDITLKLVPPIFIPRPETEILVDFVLKRIDTLQRIEQKVLEVGCGSGAISLAIARANKTVTCIAVDANLQACELSVQNRNQLGLENQVLIAHAKLEDDGKMQYSNVLSGPKDLDLNLQIFDIIVSNPPYVPTNQISKLSPEIKIYEDLLAIDGGEDGLKVIKPLLKYAAEVLKPGGRVLLEVDSTHPEYIKFFTEKYSMLQLQYEHTYKDFYNNDRFVELSKIS